In Bacteriovorax stolpii, a single genomic region encodes these proteins:
- a CDS encoding XRE family transcriptional regulator, whose amino-acid sequence MDKEFELLSHNLAHNLLELRQRRNLTQEALAKLVGVPRSTIANLESGVGNPSLTNLARLSAALHIPIEKLLTPQDIVCKLIPADEVTVQTRSQGAVLIYKLLPDALPNMDIDRIEIEPGAQMKGTPHPSGTKEYFHCIQGEMTVNVLGNTYVVKKGDVLAFPGEVNHVYVNKGKGVAIGMSVVVLTPLGA is encoded by the coding sequence ATGGACAAAGAGTTTGAGTTACTTTCGCATAACCTGGCACATAACTTACTGGAACTAAGACAGAGGAGAAACCTGACTCAGGAGGCCCTGGCAAAATTAGTGGGAGTGCCCCGTTCAACTATTGCCAATCTCGAATCGGGAGTGGGAAATCCTTCACTTACCAACCTGGCGCGTTTATCTGCGGCTTTGCATATTCCCATTGAGAAACTGCTTACACCTCAAGACATTGTCTGCAAACTTATTCCCGCTGACGAAGTGACTGTTCAGACCAGAAGTCAGGGGGCAGTGCTTATTTATAAACTTCTTCCAGATGCTCTTCCCAATATGGACATCGACCGCATTGAGATTGAACCTGGCGCTCAGATGAAGGGGACACCACATCCTTCGGGAACAAAGGAATATTTTCATTGTATTCAAGGTGAGATGACGGTGAATGTTTTAGGCAACACTTATGTTGTTAAGAAGGGTGATGTGCTGGCCTTTCCTGGTGAAGTTAATCATGTGTATGTGAATAAAGGAAAGGGAGTGGCGATTGGAATGAGTGTAGTTGTTTTAACTCCTCTTGGAGCTTAA